In Rhineura floridana isolate rRhiFlo1 chromosome 6, rRhiFlo1.hap2, whole genome shotgun sequence, one genomic interval encodes:
- the ARMH1 gene encoding armadillo-like helical domain containing protein 1 produces MTSIKEQAAISRLISFLQEWDSAGKIARSHILENFIFTNQGKTGPELEMEFSQGASLFLARLTAWLRLTYMYGTCLEQQLKSIGIFLSAASGQRYIIEFLEVGGILTLLEILGLNQLKEEDKRESIKLLQLVASSGRKFKELICESYGVRSIAEFLATCKAEETQEQVQILMDALGHGNPKYQNQVYKGLIALLKCTSPKAQQLSLQTLRTIQTIVGQAHPSIVDSVLGVLRSLHLEVQYEAIQLIKDLMAYDVRPALLKGLVALLKPSRQETAKMQARILEEAGTLHLMESLPAYIQQAAAAKAIGILAQDSREVAEELIFLRVVHGLMCAMGNKDHTNCQRQASITLEHFVQMFIVVENHVQRAMGEKLFQLFMQDSTDLYLNMDAVQADILATNIVNIPEDFLAKAKMDSPEAESNPEEELQPEDSKMPP; encoded by the exons ATGACTTCCATAAAGGAGCAAGCGGCCATTAGCAGATTAATAAGTTTTCTACAGGAATGGGACAGTGCTGGCAAAATTGCTCGAAGCCACattctagaaaattttatttttaccAACCAAGGCAAGACAGGTCCAGAACTGGAGATGGAATTCTCTCAAGGagccagtttgtttcttgcccgtcTAACTGCCTGGCTGAGGTTAAC TTACATGTATGGAACATGCCTAGAGCAACAATTGAAGTCCATTGGCATCTTCCTATCTGCTGCAAGTGG TCAGCGGTACATTATTGAATTCTTGGAAGTTGGTGGTATCCTTACATTGCTGGAAATACTTGGGCTCAACCAATTGAAAGAAGAGGACAAAAGGGAGTCCATAAAGCTTCTTCAGTTAGTAGCAAGCTCTGGCAGGAAGTTCAAAGAGCTTATTTGTGAAAGCTATG GTGTGCGATCAATTGCTGAATTTTTGGCCACTTGCAAGGCAGAAGAGACTCAAGAGCAAGTGCAGATTCTTATGGATGCTTTAGGCCATGGCAACCCCAAATACCAGAATCAGGTATACAAAGGCCTGATTGCTCTTCTAAAGTGCACTTCGCCCAAAGCCCAGCAACTGTCCCTACAAACACTCAGGACAATTCAG ACAATTGTAGGTCAAGCCCATCCAAGCATTGTGGACTCTGTGCTGGGTGTGCTCCGTTCTCTGCATTTGGAGGTGCAATATGAAG CTATTCAACTGATCAAGGATCTCATGGCATATGACGTGCGGCCAGCTTTGCTAAAAGGACTGGTTGCGTTGCTAAAGCCATCAAGACAGGAGACTGCCAAAATGCAAGCCAGAATCTTGGAAG AAGCAGGCACGTTACACCTGATGGAGTCCTTGCCAGCATATATTCAGCAAGCTGCTGCAGCCAAAGCCATTGG AATTCTGGCCCAAGACTCCAGAGAAGTGGCCGAGGAGTTGATCTTCTTGAGAGTAGTGCATGGCCTCATGTGTGCAATGGGCAACAAAGATCACACCAACTGCCAGAGGCAAGCCAGCATCACACTAGAG CATTTTGTACAGATGTTTATAGTGGTGGAGAATCATGTACAGAGGGCCATGGGAGAAAAATTGTTCCAGTTATTCATG CAAGATTCTACAGACCTATACCTGAACATGGATGCTGTGCAGGCTGATATCTTGGCCACCAATATAGTCAATATTCCAGAAGATTTTTTGGCTAAAGCAAAAATGGATAGCCCAG AGGCAGAATCAAATCCTGAAGAAGAGCTGCAGCCTGAAGATAGCAAGATGCCTCCTTAA